From the genome of Vicia villosa cultivar HV-30 ecotype Madison, WI linkage group LG2, Vvil1.0, whole genome shotgun sequence, one region includes:
- the LOC131650506 gene encoding uncharacterized protein LOC131650506 codes for MDTIKSNKACAACEYQWRKCLRECFAPNFPADKPIMFHSAHCLYGVSTIARILNDVANVRYNFYNNENNIEIMMNASPLDNIPRDINNTPTNTNLNINSMDAIRVAQLSEGLLSNTHVSANDDLKEEEEEFDVNNFFIPDSEIDRIYNGDEQSFVEKDAISVTNEYVIDAFNKRNRFF; via the coding sequence ATGGATACTATCAAATCAAACAAGGCTTGTGCAGCTTGCGAATATCAATGGAGAAAGTGTTTAAGAGAGTGTTTCGCTCCAAATTTTCCGGCCGATAAACCAATAATGTTTCACAGTGCTCATTGTTTGTATGGCGTTTCTACGATAGCGAGAATTCTAAATGATGTTGCTAATGTTCGTTATAATTTTTacaataatgaaaataatattgaaattatgatGAATGCGTCTCCTTTAGATAACATTCCCCGTGATATTAACAATACTCCGACTAATACAAATTTGAATATAAATTCAATGGATGCAATAAGGGTTGCACAATTGAGTGAAGGACTACTCTCCAATACACATGTTAGTGCAAACGATGATTtgaaggaagaggaagaagaatttGATGTTAATAATTTCTTCATTCCAGATTCTGAAATTGATAGGATTTATAATGGTGATGAACAATCCTTTGTAGAAAAAGATGCAATATCTGTAACAAATGAATATGTCATTGATGCCTTCAACAAGAGAAATAGATTTTTCTAG
- the LOC131650507 gene encoding LOB domain-containing protein 12-like: MNTIKSNKACAACTHQRKKCLKDCLLAPYFPANKPKMFHNAHSLYGVSNMVRILNELPKEKRDLAMRTLIYESNVRKIYPIGGCVDVIKDYCDKLSEALEELNQVKKVLDYCKVNHLQSQNLSSSLPSTTSTNSDISNIPIFNNVGNVTNYYNNNENNIETMMNASPSHWSDIIPRDVNNTPTNTNWNINSMDASRFAQLSEGVFNNRESDLGGGVDISTEEWLKEIEKKFNDEDYLIPDSEIDRILNGDEQAFVEKYSSQRLVER, encoded by the exons ATGAATACTATCAAATCAAACAAGGCTTGTGCAGCCTGCACACATCAAAGGAAAAAGTGTTTAAAGGATTGTCTTTTAGCTCCTTATTTTCCTGCCAATAAACCAAAAATGTTTCACAATGCTCATAGTTTGTATGGTGTTTCTAACATGGTGAGAATTCTAAATGAACTTCCAAAAGAGAAGAGAGATTTGGCAATGAGAACCTTAATTTATGAGTCAAATGTTCGTAAAATATATCCAATTGGCGGATGTGTTGATGTTATTAAGGATTATTGTGATAAGCTAAGCGAGGCTCTTGAAGAGTTAAATCAAGTAAAAAAGGTTCTAGATTATTGTAAAGTAAATCATTTACAATCACAAAATCTTTCCTCTTCGTTACCTTCTACAA CTTCTACTAATTCTGATATTTCAAATATTCCAATATTTAACAATGTTGGGAATGTTACTAATTATTATAacaataatgaaaataatatagAAACTATGATGAATGCATCTCCTTCTCATTGGAGTGATATCATTCCTCGTGATGTTAACAATACTCCAACTAATACAAATTGGAATATAAATTCAATGGATGCATCAAGGTTTGCGCAGTTGAGTGAAGGAGTCTTCAATAATAGAGAATCTGATCTTGGTGGTGGTGTTGATATTAGTACAGAAGAATGGTTGAAGGAAAtcgaaaaaaaatttaatgacgaAGATTACTTAATTCCAGACTCTGAAATTGATAGGATTTTAAATGGTGATGAACAAGCCTTTGTAGAAAAATATTCATCTCAAAG ATTAGTAGAGAGGTGA